One Parasteatoda tepidariorum isolate YZ-2023 chromosome 1, CAS_Ptep_4.0, whole genome shotgun sequence genomic window, AATGCGCATACCTTAAATCAGGGGTCGGCAACCTGTTTGTCCTTAAGGGTGcaatactaaatttgaaaatcaccgAGGGCgcatattttacagataatcAGCAGGTATAAAtaggcattaaaaaaaacagattttttatacctttattttgTTGGTGACATACATAATGATACATATAATTCAGTGAAAAACTTGGGTGTCCATATTTTCAGCTAATTTCTCATAATTGGGGATATATTTAGAGTTCCCGGTCCTTAAACAATTATCTAAATGTGAGTCATTAAGCTTTGTTCGgtactttgatttcaaatatttcatatttgagaACAAAGACTCGCAATTGTATGTTGTTGcacaatatgaataaatttttagctcatatttccttaaaataggATACTTATTTTCATCGACTAAGttccaaaacattttatcattactatgtgcttttaaaataatatccctTTGCaagtttattatttctaattctaGGTCTTCGATATTATGAAGCTCGAAATACACTGAAACTATTTCAAAGACATCATCTTCAGTAAtggatttatgaaaaattttagaacgGGTTCCAATGCtgcaaaatctttaaatctaGATGAAAACTCTTCTATTAGCTTAtctataatttctaaatatgatgtagcagtaatattttcattattcaaatttaaactctCAACAGTATACTTTATATTCGGGaaatttgataatgattttatcAATAGATGGGATTTCAACAACACTAACTTTACTGCACTAATCATGTCAGCGATATGCTGATTTTTcccttgtatttttaaatttaattcattcaacTTTGCCGTTATATCTGTCAGAAATCCGAGGTCGATTAGCCAATCCTTATTTTCTAATTGCTCGTAAAATTCGCCTCTTGatgcaataaatttctttatttgtggCAAAAGCATAGTAAACCACTCAAGAATTTTACCTCTGCACAGCCACCTCACTTCAGTATGTAAAAGAAGATCTGTGAACTGAACGACCTCATcttctaaaagtaatttaaacaatCTGTGTTGCATAGCTCCCGATCTTAtggaatgaataatttttgttactatcGTAAATACGTGTTGAAAACTGATTGTTTTTGCGCATAACATTTCCTGATGTATGAGGCaatgataagaaataaatttcggGAATAAGGAATCCTGTCTACATAAGGCaataaatccttttttcttACCAATCATCGCTGGTGACCCGTCTGTTGTTATTGACGATAACTTTTGTACAGATAATTTTATATCTGTTATATACTTTTTAGAAGTAGAAAAGATATCTTCTCCTCTGGTGCTTCCCTTTAACGGCAGAACTTTAAGGAATTCTTCTTTTGTTGTAAAATCAGAAAATACCATCTTCACGCAAATTGCTAATTGTGATATATTTGTCACGTCTGTCGATTCATCCATCTGTAgcgaaaagaaaatacaattttccatATCATTTGCTAATTCTGCCTCCAAATTCTCCGCAATTACTTCAATTCTTCTAGTAACAGTTCGTGCTGATAATTGCAACGTGTTTATAGCTGaaactatttcctttttatttttaaatttctcaaaaagtgAATCAGCAGCTTCTAACATGGCTTCTTTCACTAATTCTCCAtctgtaaatgtttttttattcttagctaGCAAATGCGATATTTTATATGACGCGATTGTTGCTGCTTTATGTTGCTGCAGtggtttagtaaaaaaaactttgctggTTAGTTattgaagattttaaagaaatattttttttccttccaatttCAGAGTTCATTGGATAGTCACTATCAAAATTGGTATTAACGGTCTTAAAATGTCGTTCAATATTACTTTTCTTGGGAATCGCAACACTATTATTACACAACAAACAAATACACTTCCCTTTGTAATCAACGAAACAATATAGATGTTCCCATTCAtcgttaaaataatatgttctttttcttttacatttttccaTGAAGGGtgttaaaacacaaaaaaatagaactatAACAACtcgattttaaaaagaaacacttaACAACTTTATCAAACTTAACaacgtttattatttaaaatataacgaaaGCAAAGCAAAGAAGCATTATACCAAAGATAAACAAACAGAAGCTCAAacataaaagtaaactaaaactaaaacgACAAGTTACAATACAGTCACAGTTAACCTAGCTGATGCGTCAGAAACTACATCAGTGGCGAAACTAGATCACCCATCCAAACTAGATCACTGTTTAATTTAGGATCCAGTTCATCGCTTTTAGCAAAgggttttgaaagaaaagaattatttcggATTACTTGGTAGTTTTAAATGCACGGTCTACGCGTGGTCTATTCGAAATACGATCACACACTAACAAAACATACGTGCGTGTTATTAGATACGCTCAAGGTTAGCAAACTGCTAATCTATGCACAATCCTAAACTCAACTGACTACTTGCTGTATATCGCCGTTTGACAAGAGTAAGTAAATCGCTCTGGCTATCATGCATTTACATTAGTCCAGCGAGGATGCATTAAAAATCGATCGCGGGCGCAGCGTTGCCTACCCCTGccttaaataaatgttctaagtttctttcaatgaatgtttcagatatataaaacaaaaacaaattcgtAAAAGCAGATTCGTTAAGCAAAATAAACTTTgctttaactgttttaaaagtaaGCATGTGAAATTATGCTCTTCTAAATAGAACTTTTTCTATTGTCAGTTACGTCATTACCCTCTATGGTCATAACACACTCTTGCATCGAAAAACCGCAAAGTGAAAGTAGTATTATCGCCTCTCCTCCGTATGATTCCTCAGATGTTTTGACTAGCAAAGACT contains:
- the LOC139426680 gene encoding general transcription factor II-I repeat domain-containing protein 2-like, which produces MLEAADSLFEKFKNKKEIVSAINTLQLSARTVTRRIEVIAENLEAELANDMENCIFFSLQMDESTDVTNISQLAICVKMVFSDFTTKEEFLKVLPLKGSTRGEDIFSTSKKYITDIKLSVQKLSSITTDGSPAMIGKKKGFIALCRQDSLFPKFISYHCLIHQEMLCAKTISFQHVFTIVTKIIHSIRSGAMQHRLFKLLLEDEVVQFTDLLLHTEVRWLCRGKILEWFTMLLPQIKKFIASRGEFYEQLENKDWLIDLGFLTDITAKLNELNLKIQGKNQHIADMISAVKLVLLKSHLLIKSLSNFPNIKYTVESLNLNNENITATSYLEIIDKLIEEFSSRFKDFAALEPVLKFFINPLLKMMSLK